The DNA region TCTCCCTCCAAAGACCCCAGGGCTGGATCCTTCCCTTCCCGcgccttccagcttctgggggctccaggcgccccttggcctTGGCTCAGTCCCTCCTGTATCTCCGCCTCTCTTCATGTGGCCCCTTCTCCCGTGTGTGTCCACGTTTTCCCCCCTCAGAGGGGACAGCGGTCGTACTGAATgggggcccaccctaatgacctcgcCTCAACTTGATTACACccgcaaagaccctatttccgaTGAGGAAATGTGGTCACGTGAGGTCACAATGACGTCACGTGCCCAGCTATCGGGGGCGAGGACTCCAGATCTCCCTGCAGGTATTTCGGGGATCGTCCCTCGGTGGAGGTTTGCCTGGAGCTTTCCTCGAGATTAGGCTGAGCTGGCGGGCTTCAGGGGGCAGGACCACAGAGGCAAAGGGCCACTTGCCCCTCATCGTAGCAGGAAGACCGGTGTGACACCGCTGTGGGCGTCGGGTCCCTGGCTGAGGGGTCGCCCAAccctttgaaaaccttttttttttttttttttttctgattgtggAAAATACCAAACCTACGAAAACAGGGAGGTGAGGCAAAGCCGCGCTGGGACTTCTGTGGGTTCAAGACGTTATTGCTTTCATAGGTCTCGTCCTCCAGAAGCAActgttaaaaattgttttcttgttaaaaaaaaatttaatgtttatttttgagaaggagagagagagagagagagagagaccgtgcgtgcatgggggaggggcagagaaagagggagactcagaatccgaagcaggctccgggctccgagctgtcagcacagagcccgacgcggcactcgaacccacgaaccatgaaatcatgacctgagccgaagtcagatacttaaccgactgagccatcaggtgccccttaaaagcTGTTTTCTTAACAACTGTGTTGGTAGAAAGACCAGTGAAATCCAGAGGGGGCTCACTGTTACATATTCATGATGgttgtatttgtttccttcttctaatttcaaaaaggaatgaaagagatTCGCACAGGCCCCTGAAAGTGTCATGGGCAGAAAGCGTAAGCTGAGCCTGAGCCCGGGACCGAAAACCCCCATCCCTATGCAGTCAGTTGGCATTGACCCTTCCTGGCTGGCCCATTTccggccctccctcctcctggccccaccACACCTGCCTCGTGGTGACTCTGATTATCCTTGACCTCGCGCCGTTTCATCATCACGCACTTGAGGGCCCCCTTCTGAGACAGAAGGCCTCCCGCCTCCAAAGTCTAGCTAGCCCGTGGACTTTGTTCCAAATTGGCCAGCCTTCCGTGGACGCCCCTTTCCTGGTCCAGGATCCCTGGTCGTGCTGTGTTGGCTCTGTGCCCTCATTCCGGGGTGGCTCGTCTTTGTCCCTCACGTCCCCTGGGAAGGGTTCTGTTCAGTTCCCAAAGCCAGGGTTTGTCTGGTATTTGCTCTTGATTTGACTGACCCCGTGCATTTTTGGCAAGACTCCCTCGGGAGTGATGCTGGGACCCGCTCAGCGTGTCGCCGGACTGGGCCCACAGGGGCGTCACGTCTGCTCGCGGACGGTCAGATCCCGCAGGCGTTTTCTCACAGACAAAGCCCACGCGTGGTGTTTGGCCACTTCGGGGACAAACTCTTTTCATCTGTACGCATCCAACGACCTTTTTCTCGCTGCCATTGATCTGTCGAAGAAACCAGGTCATTTGTCCCGTATCCCAGCCTCCCGACTGGGCGAGTGGCCTCCCAGGCGTCGACTAACGTACTCCCTCCCCATTCCCCGGGACGCCTCAAGCTGATCTGTCTGGAAACGTGAGTGGACTTTCAGGACGCCGCTGTAAGCCCCCCCGAGGACACAGAACGCTTGCTTGATTCGCGTCGTGCCCACGTCCCTCTCCAGGAGACGCGTAGCCGAACGTCaagttcactctctctcttttgtgttaACGCTGATCCCTGGACGGAGGGGGCATCAGTCCGATTTGTCCATCACGAATGGTCATAGCGGCCATTGGAGAACATTCCTTAGACACAGCATTGGCCACGGGTAGAGCGGGGCGATAGCCTAATGCTTtcgttttctctgcatctattgccTGGAATACTCTATTTAAAAACCACTCAGAAGAACTGAAAGGGTCTTGAAGCGATATTCGCACACCCGTGTTCCCAGCAGCGTTATTCACAGCAGGCGGGATGCGGAAGCAGCCCCCGAGTCCAGTGATGGATGAAGGAGAAACTCGATGCGGCCCATACACACGCTGCAGGACCGTCCAGCCTTAAAAAGTTAAGACGTcccggggcgtctgggtggctcagagggtggagcgtctgagtcttgatttcagctcaggtcgtgatctcgtggttcgtgggatcgaccttgggattctctcctcccctctctatccctctcctgctcactgtctctctctctcaataaatacataagcttttTTAAAGAGTTAGGATATCTTGCCACCTGCCACCACGTGGACGGATCTGGAGGCCACTGTGCGCGGTGAcaggagccagacacagaaggacacgtcCCCAGCCGCCCCGAAGAGTTCTTAGCCGGGCACAGACAGCCGCCGTTAGCTCCTCCCACGCTCGCCCAGCCCCAACCCTGCACCCTGCACCCTACACCCTGCACCcggccatttctccaaggagccctgctTCCTTTTCATGGGAAGTGATATTCAGGGACCACAACCTGACCACAAAGTGAGGCAACAAGTTGCGAAACGAGGACAGTGAACTCCCGTGAACCCTTTATCTATAGGTCAGGGACTCACCAACGACCTGTGCTGAGCCTGTTTTGGCAAATGGAGTTTTACCGGCACGTGGccaattcatttacatattgtcccCGCCCACTTCTGCTACAACAGCAGCGTTGGGtaattggttgtttttttgtttttttgtttttttaaattgagagacagagagagacagagcacgagcaagggaggggccggcagacggggagacacagaatgtgaagcaggctccaggctccgagctgtcagcacagagccccacatggggctggaacccacggaccgcgagatcatgacctgagccgaagtcggacgctcaaccgacggagcccccccccccgcccccccaggcgccccccgcagAGTTGAGTCATTGTGACAGAGACTGTCtggcccacaaagctgaaaatagtTACTATTTGGCCCCTCGCAGAAAAAGTCTAACTCCCAGAGCTGGATCCGCCCGTGGTTAACCTCTTGCTTGGGATCTCTCCATACACGTTGTCTAAGAATATATGATCTGTTCGATAGAAaatcttttcctccattttcccAACTAGTTTGAGAGTGAGTCGGACACATCACGAACCTTTCCTCCAAAACGCCACCCGTTGTCAATGAACAGACCTTGGAAAGTGTACAGGTCAGTTATTCTGTGGGATGTGCCTCAGGGCGAGTCTGTCTGCTGGCACACACATCCCCGGCGGGAATATCCGAGCAGTGACCGGTCCCCGTCACCTGggtgacgcctgggtggctcggtcggttaagcgcccgacttgggctcaggtcacgatctcgcggtccgtgggttcgagccccgcgtcgggctctgtgccgacggctcagagcccggagcctgcctcgggttctgtgtctccctctctctctctctctgccccttccccgctcatgctctgtctccgtgtctcaaaaatgaataaacgttaagaaaaaaaagaaagaaaagaagaaaaagtgatcCGTGGGAAGATACTTTGAGATTATGCAAATGCCCTGCTCCCAGGGACCCCACGCAGTCATTTAACTCCCAGTGTCGACTCTTGCCTGGGCCAGTTGTTGCCGGAGAGGTCACAAAGAGATGACTGTTCTGACTCCGTTATCGGGGGGACGTTTACCGGTGGAGCTGCAGGATATGGagagagtcttcttttttttttttttttttttctttcccctaattGGTTTTATTGGGATAAACCGCACTtgaacataaaattgaccatctcAACCACTTCCAATGCCCGGTTCAGTGGCGTTAAACCATCCCCAATGCTGTGCAGCCGTCCATCTCTTGTGAAACTGAACTCTGTCCCCATCGAACACTGGCTgtcccccccccggcccccctggCGCCCAACCACTACTTTGAGTCTCTCTCAATTTTAAGGTCGCTCAGTACCGATGCCCAGATCGCTCCAGGCTGGGCCAGCAGCCGCCCTGTCAGGCTGGCCCCTGTGTCTCTGACAGGTCCCCGTCCTGACTTCCTGGCCCACCATGAACTTCCAGGCTTGCGTGgcactctccctgccccactcccggaatcagccatttctcccaggagccctggagGCGATATTCAAAAGCCAAGATCTGATCTAGGGGCTAGATGCAACTGTTGTTACTGGCTGGTCTCAGTGGACAGAGTTATGAAATAGATTTTTGTCTAAATCATCACGGGGcccggggcgccagggtggctcagtaggttaagcatccgactcttggtttcggctcaggtcatgatctcactgttcgtgagttcaagccccacattgggctctgtgctgatggtgtggaggctgcttgggattctctctctctgtctcgctcaagataaagaaacttaaaaaaatgaaataaagtaaatcGTCACGGTCCTCGCTGATACGTTCCCTCCGAGGTTGTTTCCTGTGCTCTCCTACCCATGTTGACGTCTTATATGCTCCTCTGTGAAcacctgcttcttcttcttcttctttttttttttttaatgtttatttattcttgagacagagacagagcgtgaacaggggaggggcagagagagagacacacagaatccgaagcaggctccgggctccgagctgtccgcacagagcccgacgcggggctcgaactcacggaccctgagatcgtgacccgagccgaagtcggacgctcaaccgactgagccacccaggcgccccaagacctgcTTCTTACTAACATCAGTACCCTCGCTACTTTGCTCAGTCCCATAATACACATGAGACTTTCAGAATGACTACACCCTGCCAGTCCTGAAAACAAATGTACTAAACaacgaccttttttttttttttttttttttggtcagttcCTTTCGTCTTTAGAAAAAGTGTCGTGCCCAAAGGTTGCACGGGCTGGTTCTCCTCTATTTCTGGGCGGTCATGGTTTTCATCTGAAACACAGTTCGTTtcacctgttttctgtttctgatcCACATCCTGGAGCTTTTCCCCTGCACCCTTGCTGAGTTAATTTCATTGTAAACTATGGCAAGTGTACTCAGAGCTTGAAAACTATGAGGAATGCTCATAGGGTGTCAGTCCCACCGCTGTCCATTTATTTCAACTCTACCCGCCCCCCTACCCCCCGCAGGGAACCAATTTCACGGGTTCCTGGTTTATCTGTCCTGTGTGTCTTTTGCAAAAGCAAGCAGATCGGGGCCTTATTTCCCCTTCTTCGCTTTGCAGAAGGTAGCGCCCTACGTATAGCCTTTTGtatcccccgccccgcccccacccccttaaCCATACGTCCTGGAGGCCACGCCCATCCACTCACTCACGCTCACAGCCGTGTGGCGCTCCACGCTACGTGCACCGTCGCTCAGCGGCTTCTTTCTTGGGTGCAGACGTTGGGGCTGCttgtaacattttgcatttaCCAACAACAATGAATAACCATTTGCATGCATACTTTGGGCAGGTTTCTAGAGGGGGGATGGCTCTTTTGTAGCATGGGGATAATCATGAGATTAAATAAGGTACGGTGTGCATAGGGCCTTCCACTAGGCGGCAGGTAATTCGTGGCAGAAGGTCATTGTTGGATAGCTTGGCCTTGTTAGTCAAACTCTGCTCTCTCATAACATTTACTTTAGTCCTGAATTCACTCTCTGAGACCGGGGTCCGAGTTGCAGCTGGAGTGGGGCTTAGGCGGAGGCCCGGCTCAACTAGAATTGGGGCTCAGCTTGAGATCAGAGTTCAGTTCTGGGCCAGGTGTCAGCCAGAGTCAGGGTTGTGGTCAGTCTATGGTCACCCACTCAGCCAAGGTCAGGGTTCAGCCAGGGATCAGGGATCAGTCTAGGATTAGGGCTGAGCCtgggctcagggctcagtccAGGATCAGGGCTCAGTCTGGGATCAGAGCTCGGTCCAAGATCAGGGTTAAGCCCAGGATCATGGCTGAGCCTGGGCTCAAGGCTCAGTTTGGCTTAGGGCTGAGCCTGAGATCAGGGCTCAGTCCGAGATCAGGGCTGAGCCtgggctcagggctcagtccAGGATCAGGGCTCAGTCTGGGATCAGGGCTCGGTCCAAAATCAGGGTTAAGCCCAGGATCATGGCTGAGCCTGGGCTCAGGGCTCAATTTGGCTCATTTCAGGATCAGGGCTCAGTCCAGGATCAGGGCTCAGTGCAGGATCAGGGACCATTTCAAGGTCCAGGCTCAGCATCAGGACACACAGTGTGTCTCTGTGAATGTGCCTGAGTTTGGTGGTTCCTTGTGAAGTTGAGGCTGAGGCTCAGTGCTCAGCTCTTCGGGGGTGCTCTCTGGcatgccccctgccccagcctcacaCCCCCACTGTCTGGGCAGCCCTTGTTCCCACAACCTCCTCCTCAGACCCGTTTCTGCTTGGTCACCTCCAGCGAGAAGATGCTCCTGAgtccccaggcagcacctctgtCTGTGGCTCCCGGTACCTGCCCTGCTCCCAGGGCTGAACACTGAACAAAGGGAAGGGGTGCAGGCTGGTCCGCCCTCGGCCCCAGTCTCATCGTGACCGCCGAGACTTATGGGGATGTTGGAGCCCCTTGTAGCTACGCCTCCCCGACTCGGATTCCCCAGGACCCGGCTGGACTcgtgccccacccccgcccctcccccacctggtgCGCATGCCCCAGTCCTCAGCATCTCCAGGTGAGTCGGCCTGACTGGGTCAGGATAGACACGAGGGGGTGAGCTCCCACTTTTCCTAtgagccccgcccctccccatccaggggtgaggggagcagCCCCAGCTCAGGCACAGGAGAGGCAATCCCGAGGGTCCTGGCCGAGACCTACGCGTGCGCCTGTCTGGGTGTTTACCTCCCGCTGCGTGTTCTCCTGGGCGACTGGGGACggctggcctcagtttccccttctgtggaCAGCGTACCACAGGCCGGGCCTGGCTCTGTCATGGCAACAAAATGTGCCTATGCCTTCCACGAGGTATCTGGGGGCGCTCCTGTGTGCGCAGCCACTTAACCcacttattaagcacctactgtgtgccaggcaggctTGGAGCGGTTGAGGAGAATGACGGGGTCCTGGAGGGGGTAgcttggggggggcaggggagccgcCCAGCCCGGGAAAGGggcccatttcccctcccctctggggcCCTCGCCCCTCCCTGGgctctcgggggggggggggagtggggcaCACCACGGGGGGGGGGCACAGATAGGGTCTCGCGGCAGGGGGCAACCGCAGCACCCTCCCGGAGCCGGGGTGGGAGCCGACCGTTGGGAtgcccctccctgtccccggCCTCACCCccggcctggggcggggggtaCCTCGAACATAACAGGAAATTTCAAATAACAGGAAACCGAGGCCCGGCGAGTGGCTCCACCCTGCCCCGGGGGCGAGCCTCCCCGGGGCCTCAGTCCGTCCCAGGGGACCGCCATGAACGGCTCGGGGTCCCCGGCCGAGGCCCCCGAGTCCTGCCAGCAGCTGGCGGCCGGCGGGCACAGCCGGCTCATCGCGCTGCACTACAACCACTCGGGCCGGCTGGCGGGGCGCGGCGGGCCCGAGGAGGGCGGCCTGGGCGTCCTGCGGGGGCTCTTCGTGGCCGTGAGCTGCCTGGTGGTGCTGGAGAACCTGCTGGTGCTGCTGGCCATCGTGAGCCGCATGCGGTCCCGGCGCTGGGTGTACTACTGCCTGGTGAACATCACGCTCAGCGACCTGCTCACCGGCGCGGCCTACCTGGCCAACGTGCTGCTGTCGGGCGCCCGCACCTTCCTCCTGGCGCCCACCCAGTGGTTCCTGCGCGAGGGCCTGCTGTTCATGGCGCTGGCCGCCTCCACCTTCAGCCTGCTCTTCACGGCGGCCGAGCGCTTCGCCACCATGGTGCGGCCGGTGGCCAGGAGCGGGGCCGGCAAGACGGGCCGCGTCTACGGCTTCATCGGGCTGTGCTGGCTGCTGGCCATCCTCCTGGGCCTGCTGCCGCTGCTCGGCTGGAACTGCGTGTGCTCCTTCCGGCGCTGCTCCAGCCTGCTCCCGCTCTACGCCAAGGAGTACATCCTCTTCTGCGTGGCGGTCTTCGCCTGCATCCTGGCCGCCATCATGGTGCTCTACGGGGCCATCTTCCGGGTGGTGCAGGCCAACGGGCAGAAGGCCTCCCGGGTGCTGGCCCGCCGCAAGGCCCGCCGGCTGCTCGAGACGGTGCTCATGATCCTGGCGGCCTTCCTGGTGTGCTGGGGCCCGCTCTTCGGGCTGCTGCTGGCCGACGTCTTCAGCTCCCACGACTGGGCGCAGGAGTACCTGCGGGGCATGGACTGGATCCTGACGCTGGCCGTGCTCAACTCCGCGGTCAACCCCCTCATCTACTCCTTCCGCAGCCGCGAGGTGTGCCAGGCCGTGCTGGGCTTCCTCTGCTGCGGGTGTCTCAGGCTGGGCCTGCGGGGGCCCGGGGACTGCCTGGCCAAGGCCGCCGAGGCCCACTCTGAGGCCTCCACCACGGACAGCTCGCTGAGGCCGAGGGACAGCTTTCGGGGCTCCCGGTCGCTCAGCTTTCGGATGCGAGAGCCCCTGACCAGCATCTCCAGCGTGCGGAGCATCTGAGCCGCTGCCCGCGCGGGTGCTTCTCTGGGCCCGCGGGACCCCCGGGAGGGGTgggccggcggggggcgggggagggggggtgccgGGAGTGCGCAGGGAGCAGGGGGTCCTGACGGAGAGGCGGGAACAGGGCGGCCAGCGGGGGTGCGTCCCGAGGCCCCGTGGTCCTCCCCACGGCGCCTGGGCCTGCTGATGCCGAGCAGGTGTCCCGTGGCcgccctggaggaggtgactgctcacgggggcggggagggtcccAGAGAGGGCATGAGCGTCTCTGCTGTGTATGCCCCCAGCTCCCGGGTGATTCTGGGGagtcccagccccgccccccggcctcggggggggggggggggctcccggGCTTCGAGGGGGCGGCTGCGGGGCTGATGTCCTGGCAACACGGAAGCTCAGTGATGGTTTGTCCCGGCCTCCCTCTCATTCACGTGTGGGCAGAGGGACGACGGCGTGGGGCTGTGGGCCAGCGAGCGGCGTGCGAGGAAGTGTGCCCGTGGCCAGGGAGGGCCGTGGGGCTGTGTGGATCTGGGGTGTGGTTGTGAGGGGGAGTGGCAGGGTGTggatgagagtgtgtgtgagggagggaggcgggcaCAGACCGGGGCGGGCCGACAGTGTGGGCTGGCCTGTCTGCTCGTGCACAgactcctctgtgtgtgtgtgtgtgtgtgtgtgtgtgtgcgcgcgtgtgcaacCGTGAGGGCCTCTGGGGCTGCCAGGTGgggcccccgcccctcccgctcacttcccctttccctgccccatccctcaTCTTGGGCCCCCCCAGTCTCTTCCCCgcctctggcctctgccccctGTGGGGGCCCCATCTGGGGGCTAACCTGGCCCTCCCGACCTCAGGGAATTGCCCACTCCTCTAGAATTCccgttatttattattattagtttttaaagtttacttctcTCATACTTCTACAGCCCTAATagctttctcttttccatcttctgactttttttttttttaaagtaggctccacgcccagcatggaaccTAACggggggggctcgaacccgtgaccccgagatccagacctgagctgagatcaagggccggatgttcaaccgaccgagccacgcgGGCGCCCCTGGGGTTCCCTTTAGCACTAACTGCcttgtccttccctcctgtgacATGGGCCCATCACGGATGGGACCCTGGGAGGAGGCGCTCGCCAGGGCACGCGGTAGGAAGGCGCGGCCCATTCCGGGAGCCCCcgtggctgttgagcacttggTAAGTGGTCAGCGCCACGGGCAACCGAACTCGGTTTGGGTTTGAACGGCCCGTGACACCCGCAGCCAGCACATTGGACAGCGCAGGGCTACGGCCCTCAACGCGGGCCACTTTCAGCTGGTAGgaagctccctctctctccctccttccaggcAAGCCCCTGCCTGCAAATCTTCCTGCCTCTGTCTTGCCACGTTCCTGGGGGCAGCACCTGCCTGCCGCGCGGGCACAGGACAGCTCTTCTCTGACCTCGGTTTCCCCTGTGCACGAGGAGGGGTGAGGCGACTGGAAACTTCGCCGCACCATCCCGGGCGCCACGGCTAGCCGAGGGGCGGCTGTTTACAGTTAacgaaaatgaaatgaaattttgaaattcaCTTTCTCGGTGCCTCGGTCGGCTGGAGGTGCCACGTGTCGGTGGCACAGCCTGAGGGGCTTTATAGACACTCGTTCTCtcgtggttctggaggctggaaagctgCGACCAAGAAGCCGGCGGGGCTGGTGCCTCTGGGGCTCCGAGGTGGAATCCGTACCATGCTCTCTCCTAgattctggtggtttgctggaaTCTtccgtgacccccccccccccccggcccgtGGAAGCGTCCTCCCAAGCTCTGCCTCCACGTGGCGCTCTCCCTGGGTGTCCGTGCCCAAAGGCCTTCTTTCTCTAAGGACACCGAACGACCTCATTTTTAACGTGATCGCCTCTGTAAAGACGCTGTCTCCAAACACAGTCTCATTCTGAGGACTCAGACGTGAGCTCTGAGGGGGACACGGTTCAGCCCATAACGTCCGGTCGCGCCAGGCACGTTTTAAGCACTCCATAGTGACGTGTGGCTCGTGGCCACTGTCCGGGGTGGTGTAGACGcaggacatttccatcatcacagagaTTTCTGTTGCACAGAAACTCCAGGCATGTGTCCGGGTGCACAATAAACTGggatattcttatatttttctgaCTCTTATTGGCACGTTTACGGGTGATGGCAGCCACCGGGCTGGGTGGTGGCAGGGTCTTGGTGGAATCTGTGGTGAGTGGAGCCTGGGCCATCCACCTTGAACCTGCGAGCCCGTGCTCTGGGCCCGTGTGAGCCGGCCCCACTGCCCCTTCGGTCTCAGCGTTAGGACCGCCTCCTCCAGGGAGTCTGCCCTGATTTCCCCTCCTGCCTAGGTCGCCTCTCAGCTCCCACAGCTGCTTGCGCGTCCCACACTGATGGCGGCTGTGCCCGCTTCTGGTCACTCATCCGTCTCCTCCCCTGGACTGtcagctctggggggggggggggagacggtGGCAGTGTCTGGGTCACTGGTGTGACCAGAGCTCCGAGACAACTGGACCCGACAGCACGCCTCCCTCGGAGCCTCAGaaacctcttcctctccctcttccccaccccaggcctccccGCTGACTGTCCCCAAGACAGCAGTACTGTGTGACTCGTGGCCACAGCAGTACTGTCCCCAAGACAGCAGTACTGTCCCCAAGAATCCTGACTTCTGCCGTCTGTAACCTGCTATCATTTTCCGGCTTTGCCACACACCACGGGCCTCGGCTTCCTCCTGTAAAACGAGGATATTGATGGCCCCTGGCTTCCGGACATGCTGATAAGGTGAGGTCTACAGAGGCCCTCAAACGATCATGTGCGTGTTTTTAAATGAACGGCAGTAGGAACAAAGCCTCATATATATTCCCCAGTGCCTGACACGCTGCTCTCCTCCCTCGTTCATCGACTCGCTGGGCCCTCAGAAACCCTCTAGGAGGCAAACGCCACCATCagccccattttaaagatggagaagcTGAGGACCAGAGAGCTTAGGGGATGTACCCAAGGCCACACGCCTCagaaggggcagagctggggtggtGGCAGGCAGGTGGCGTCTCGATCCCTGCTTGTTAGGGATTACCTGAACCTCTCCATTTCCCAGGCGGGAAAACTATGGCTCAGGGGAGGAAGCGGCGTGAGCCGCTCCACGGCCCAGGCCTCGTCTTCCGAGCCAAGTTCAGGCCCCTTTCTCCGGCTGTCTCTGGGTGAGTGTGTGCGTATCTCGTGCGTTCATAGCCTGACCCGGAAGAACGGGGGCACATGGCAGAAGCGGGGACGAAAGGCACATGGGCCAGAATGAgtttcggggtgggggggggcattgGAGCTCTCACTTCCCGTTCattccactcattcattcattcacttaaccaGTGTGTCAGGCTCTACTCTGGGCATTGGGGTTCCGCCCACAGACACCCTGGTGCCTGCACCCCCAAAGGTCCCACTCTGGTTAGGGGTGACAAACGCCAGGCAGGAAGGTATTAGCCTTgcaggagggtggggtggagggataGGAGAGGCAGCAGCCGG from Panthera leo isolate Ple1 chromosome A2, P.leo_Ple1_pat1.1, whole genome shotgun sequence includes:
- the S1PR4 gene encoding sphingosine 1-phosphate receptor 4, translated to MNGSGSPAEAPESCQQLAAGGHSRLIALHYNHSGRLAGRGGPEEGGLGVLRGLFVAVSCLVVLENLLVLLAIVSRMRSRRWVYYCLVNITLSDLLTGAAYLANVLLSGARTFLLAPTQWFLREGLLFMALAASTFSLLFTAAERFATMVRPVARSGAGKTGRVYGFIGLCWLLAILLGLLPLLGWNCVCSFRRCSSLLPLYAKEYILFCVAVFACILAAIMVLYGAIFRVVQANGQKASRVLARRKARRLLETVLMILAAFLVCWGPLFGLLLADVFSSHDWAQEYLRGMDWILTLAVLNSAVNPLIYSFRSREVCQAVLGFLCCGCLRLGLRGPGDCLAKAAEAHSEASTTDSSLRPRDSFRGSRSLSFRMREPLTSISSVRSI